From the genome of Papaver somniferum cultivar HN1 chromosome 2, ASM357369v1, whole genome shotgun sequence, one region includes:
- the LOC113347114 gene encoding F-box protein At4g02760-like: MDNLLEKFLGLSSLDNYNTSVAASIELSLERLLESRVSESDQDQLIENTLNMGSILLEVGKRAQRYRFSKHNSVCWALSHDLTIKVFAMLDTKSLCSAAATCWMFNKCAMNPLCYADIDLTTVVPRVNNAVVATMIHRAGKRLRSLKLGVLTSPTTLSGHSGPMVYGIDSSVDAGLSRNNKRSCQGKDSYILSRSCLTSLSLDGGASGALLKKLHLYNIDKMDNTTLRVALSVCQALTDFEIVGLVTELKQTLESVSTNCPNLECLLIESYKTGRDDSLKSTTCVGFINGCPRLTSLALRGFILQDYKIRILMKGFRKLKFVDLSASYSITGTFLRNLGSGTSGHQLESLILRECMHLKEVEVGRLLTAVLSGGFKFLKHLDISNKEGLASDHDWYDRCYSPSIPVKLVMEERPGLCLVADFPPEGSFMDTEQISESEVNSDANLDLERTGATSESSLSMLSSESSYNSDQGNYLYASSDEVDFLGA, translated from the exons atggataatctcttagaaaaatttctagggttatcCTCTTTAGATAATTATAATACATCAGTTGCTGCTTCAATCGAGCTTTCTCTTGAACGTTTACTTGAATCTAGGGTATCCGAATCTGATCAAGATCAATTAATCGAAAATACACTTAATATGGGTTCTATTCTTCTGGAAGTTGGGAAACGAGCTCAACGTTATAGATTCAGTAAACATAATTCTGTTTGTTGGGCTCTTTCTCATGATCTCACCATTAAA GTTTTTGCTATGCTTGATACGAAAAGCCTTTGTTCAGCAGCAGCTACTTGTTGGATGTTTAATAAGTGTGCTATGAACCCCTTGTGTTATGCTGATATTGATTTAACTACAGTAGTACCAAGGGTTAATAACGCGGTTGTTGCCACAATGATTCATCGAGCAGGGAAGAGGCTCCG GTCACTTAAACTTGGTGTATTGACATCTCCTACAACATTATCAGGGCATTCTGGTCCAATGGTCTATGGTATCGATAGTTCTGTTGATGCTGGTTTATCACGGAACAATAAGAGATCTTGTCAGGGAAAAGACTCATACATCCTATCTAGGTCCTGCTTAACATCTTTAAGCTTGGATGGTGGGGCTTCCGG GGCTTTATTGAAGAAGTTGCACCTCTACAATATTGATAAAATGGACAATACCACACTTCGCGTGGCTTTATCAGTTTGCCAAGCACTTACGGATTTCGAAATTGTTGGCCT TGTTACTGAACTTAAGCAAACATTGGAATCTGTGAGCACAAATTGTCCTAACTTAGAGTGTCTACTCATCGAATCTTATAAAACAG GAAGAGATGACAGTTTGAAGTCAACAACTTGTGTCGGTTTCATAAATGGCTGTCCTCGTTTGACCTCCTTGGCCCTCAGAGGATTCATCCTGCAAGATTACAAAATCCGTATACTCATGAAG GGGTTCCGGAAGCTGAAGTTCGTTGATCTTTCAGCATCTTATTCAATCACTGGAACCTTTTTGAG GAACCTTGGCTCTGGCACTAGCGGACATCAACTGGAAAGTTTGATCTTACGTGAGTGCATGCATCTTAAAGAA GTGGAAGTGGGTCGACTTTTAACGGCAGTACTTTCAGGGGGCTTTAAATTCCTTAAGCATCTT GACATATCCAACAAGGAAGGGTTAGCATCAGACCATGATTGGTACGACAGGTGTTATAGCCCTAG TATTCCTGTTAAGCTGGTCATGGAAGAAAGGCCTGGACTCTGTTTAGTAGCTGATTTTCCCCCAGAAGGGAG CTTCATGGATACTGAACAAATAAGCGAAAGTGAGGTGAACAGTGATGCCAACTTGGATTTGGAGAGAACTGGTGCTACATCGGAGAGTTCATTGTCTATGCTTTCGTCCGAGAGTAGTTACAATAGCGATCAGGGCAATTACCTTTATGCAAGCTCAGATGAGGTTGACTTTCTCGGTGCTTAG
- the LOC113353026 gene encoding thermospermine synthase ACAULIS5-like, which produces MGDISNGNGNGNGIGNGNGNGNGVHHGSNGNGVAHSANNNGHRKSCWYEEEIEQDLRWCFALNSILHTGASQYQDIALLDTKPFGKALVIDGKLQSAEIDEFIYHESLVHPPLLQHSNPKTIFIMGGGEGSTAREILRHKNVGKVIMCDIDEEVVEFCKSHLVANKEAFSDLRLELIINDARAELESRQDGFDVIIGDLADPIEGGPCYQLYTKSFYESIVKTRLNEGGIFVTQAGPAGIFSHTEVFSCIYNTLRQVFKYVVPYSAHIPSYADTWGWVMASDTPFTADAEELDIRMKQRMTGENKYLDGKTFTSASILSKAVRNSLAKETQVYTEGTARFIYGYGTAHKTHST; this is translated from the exons ATGGGTGATATTTCTAATGGCAATGGTAACGGAAATGGTATTGGCAATGGCAATGGCAATGGCAATGGAGTTCATCACGGGAGCAATGGTAATGGAGTTGCTCATAGTGCCAATAATAATGGTCATAGAAAAAGCTGTTGGTATGAAGAAGAGATTGAGCAAGACTTGAGATGGTGTTTTGCACTCAACAG TATTTTACACACAGGAGCTAGTCAGTATCAAGATATTGCTTTATTGGACACAAAACCCTTCGGAAAG GCATTGGTTATTGATGGGAAGCTTCAAAGTGCAGAGATTGATGAGTTCATTTACCATGAATCTCTTGTTCATCCACCTCTTCTACAACATTCAAA tcCAAAGACCATTTTCATCATGGGAGGTGGAGAAGGTTCTACTGCAAGAGAAATcttaagacacaaaaatgtaggCAAAGTTATTATGTGCGACATTGATGAG GAAGTTGTTGAATTTTGCAAATCACATTTGGTTGCAAACAAAGAAGCTTTCTCTGATTTAAGACTTGAACTCATAATAAATGATGCTAGGGCAGAGCTTGAGAGTAGACAAGATGGTTTTGATGTGATAATAGGGGACTTGGCTGACCCAATTGAAGGAGGCCCATGTTACCAACTCTACACAAAGTCCTTTTATGAGTCCATTGTCAAGACTAGACTAAATGAAGGTGGCATTTTTGTCACTCAG GCGGGACCAGCAGGAATTTTCAGTCATACAGAGGTTTTCTCATGCATTTACAACACTCTTAGACAAGTTTTCAAAT ATGTTGTTCCTTATTCAGCTCATATTCCTTCGTATGCTGATACTTGGGGATGGGTCATG GCATCAGATACTCCATTCACGGCTGATGCAGAAGAACTAGACATTAGAATGAAACAGAGAATGACTGGAGAAAACAAATACCTGGATGGAAAGACTTTTACCTCAGCTTCCATCCTAAGCAAAGCCGTTAGAAACTC ACTTGCCAAGGAAACTCAAGTATACACAGAAGGAACAGCAAGGTTTATCTATGGCTACGGAACTGCACACAAAACTCACAGCACTTAA